From one Thermatribacter velox genomic stretch:
- a CDS encoding homoserine dehydrogenase: MEEKRTRVNIGIIGFGTVGSGTVKVLWEQKFEIERALGVTVEVVKIVDKDWIRSRSIVIPPSLRGEDPAEILNDDSIDIVVEAIGGLEPAFSIVKEALERGKTVVTPNKELIAKKGKELLQVALQSGSELFFEGSVGGGIPIIHALKEQLLGDDIEEIFGIVNGTTNFILSEMSLKGVSYQEALREAQRLGYAEPVPTMDVEGFDAAYKIAILASLSFRTQVDVDQVYREGITALLPQDIDFARELGYVIKLLAIAKKDKNQLELRVHPVLLPSWHSLASVNGVENAIFVKSRTRNLTFIGPGAGGEATGSAIVGDIIEAIRNLKYSCRGRAGYNFTANFPVKPMKEVVNQYCVRILAYDRPGVLGKIAAEFGACGVSLSAVKQPVSVPDQLTHIYFLTHHTPESQLQLALEHIRKLSVVSDAFAIRVESGS; this comes from the coding sequence ATGGAGGAAAAGAGGACCAGGGTTAACATCGGTATTATTGGTTTTGGGACTGTAGGTTCCGGCACGGTCAAGGTTCTCTGGGAACAGAAGTTCGAGATAGAAAGAGCACTTGGTGTGACTGTTGAAGTGGTAAAAATCGTTGATAAAGACTGGATTAGAAGCCGTTCCATTGTAATTCCTCCCTCGCTGCGCGGTGAAGACCCTGCTGAAATCTTGAACGACGATTCCATTGACATTGTGGTGGAAGCGATAGGAGGCCTGGAGCCAGCTTTTAGCATTGTAAAAGAGGCTCTGGAACGGGGTAAAACTGTGGTGACTCCAAACAAGGAACTTATTGCCAAAAAGGGAAAGGAACTCCTGCAAGTGGCCTTGCAAAGCGGTAGTGAGCTTTTCTTTGAAGGCTCGGTGGGCGGGGGTATTCCCATAATTCATGCCCTTAAGGAACAGCTTCTGGGAGATGACATTGAGGAAATTTTTGGTATCGTCAACGGCACCACCAATTTTATTCTTTCTGAAATGTCCTTGAAGGGTGTGTCCTACCAGGAAGCGCTTAGAGAAGCACAGAGGCTTGGTTATGCAGAACCAGTACCCACCATGGATGTGGAGGGTTTTGACGCTGCGTACAAAATTGCTATTCTCGCTTCGCTTTCTTTTCGTACCCAGGTGGATGTTGACCAGGTGTACAGGGAAGGTATTACCGCTTTACTGCCTCAAGATATTGATTTCGCGCGGGAACTTGGTTACGTTATAAAACTTCTGGCTATCGCTAAAAAAGATAAAAATCAGCTTGAATTGAGAGTGCATCCGGTGCTTCTGCCTTCCTGGCACTCTTTAGCTTCGGTAAATGGCGTTGAGAATGCCATCTTTGTGAAGTCAAGAACTCGCAATTTGACCTTTATAGGTCCAGGTGCTGGTGGAGAAGCTACGGGTAGTGCCATCGTGGGTGATATAATAGAGGCGATAAGAAACTTGAAGTACTCCTGCCGGGGGAGAGCGGGGTATAACTTCACTGCTAATTTTCCGGTTAAGCCTATGAAAGAGGTCGTTAACCAGTATTGTGTGAGGATACTGGCTTATGACCGCCCTGGTGTTCTGGGGAAAATAGCTGCTGAGTTTGGGGCTTGTGGAGTAAGTCTTTCGGCGGTGAAGCAACCGGTGAGCGTTCCTGACCAGCTTACCCACATTTACTTTTTAACTCACCATACTCCGGAAAGCCAGTTGCAGCTTGCTCTGGAGCATATCCGTAAACTTTCGGTGGTAAGTGATGCTTTTGCTATCCGTGTTGAAAGCGGTTCTTGA
- a CDS encoding bh protein, which yields MDGEKLTTSLYCLQCQEEVEHEIIYRAGIVQSIICKKCGLEIGFDKKKLLALYGEELVERVLTKPRRLSEEYEKDLTEFLKNLPLRILTKPYRMLKELESFRDS from the coding sequence TTGGATGGAGAAAAGCTGACCACTTCTCTTTACTGTTTGCAATGCCAGGAAGAAGTGGAGCATGAAATAATTTACCGGGCGGGCATTGTGCAGTCCATCATATGTAAAAAATGTGGTCTGGAAATCGGATTCGATAAGAAAAAGTTGCTGGCTCTTTATGGAGAAGAACTGGTGGAAAGAGTGCTTACCAAACCCAGGCGCTTGAGCGAAGAATATGAAAAGGACCTGACCGAATTCCTGAAAAATCTTCCCTTGCGGATTCTGACCAAGCCCTATCGTATGCTCAAGGAACTTGAGTCCTTTAGAGATTCCTAA
- a CDS encoding response regulator, giving the protein MRKYKIALVDDHPIFVSGLRKLLEEEEDFEVVCVAYSYQEALRKIPEQEVDLVILDINLSGEDGIQVLRKLRKDNPDLPVLMLTVEESEEVIYRAVREGARGYILKHSSPERLLKSIRACLSGEVLLDSGVYMKVLEMMRKEDPEEERSLLFERLSPREIEIARLIAQGKSNREIAELLYISESTVKNHISNILRKLELKDRVDIATLVSRARLTESQEKRS; this is encoded by the coding sequence ATGAGAAAATACAAAATAGCTCTGGTGGATGATCACCCCATTTTTGTTTCTGGCCTGCGCAAGCTTCTTGAAGAGGAAGAGGATTTTGAGGTGGTTTGTGTCGCTTACAGCTATCAGGAGGCTCTAAGAAAAATCCCTGAGCAAGAAGTGGACCTGGTGATTCTGGATATCAATCTTTCCGGTGAAGATGGCATCCAGGTTTTGCGTAAATTGCGCAAAGACAATCCTGACCTTCCGGTGCTTATGCTCACTGTGGAGGAGAGCGAAGAGGTTATCTACCGTGCAGTTAGAGAAGGAGCCCGGGGTTATATCTTGAAGCATTCCTCTCCCGAACGCCTTTTGAAAAGCATTCGGGCTTGCCTTTCTGGAGAAGTGCTACTGGATTCCGGGGTGTATATGAAAGTGCTTGAGATGATGCGCAAGGAAGACCCCGAAGAGGAAAGGTCGCTCCTTTTTGAGCGGTTATCCCCAAGAGAAATAGAGATTGCCCGGTTAATAGCACAAGGAAAAAGCAACCGGGAAATTGCAGAACTACTCTATATAAGCGAAAGCACCGTCAAAAACCACATCAGTAATATCTTACGCAAGCTGGAACTGAAGGACCGGGTGGATATTGCTACTCTGGTCAGCCGGGCAAGGCTTACCGAAAGCCAAGAAAAAAGATCTTGA
- a CDS encoding phosphodiester glycosidase family protein, whose protein sequence is MVAFLFFCSLSVFCAESVTREELNAFLKETLAFQPAVISEAKENPLTRYEAVETILRAMGYDYLASFLTEEDLRGFGKLEFPAESREAKVSVLATLLSPPLLKGDAEGKLRLFDFLTRKEFEYLKERLKNYQREGVRFEYTREIEPGLTLKVYKEGLPGETFGEGIFLQVGAFSEEEKAKRVSQWLKELNYSTSVQFEDGLFKVRVGPVDKEELSLTASRLKKQGFNSFPVYLKAGKPGPLFSLALLFDPQKSKRSIFLALAQDQLLERETLSSLARRKGALFGINAGFFTPDGIPIGLLMIDGKILREPQEGWFVCGFTPQNEMVIGEVVFKAEVITSKGYSFPVSGINRKNRGEELVFYTPEFGPQTPEQKGVECIVRSKRIFRIGTTQGKTSIEPGTIVLQGQGRGASWMLENLKPGEEINLKITLAPRSGDPEIWKKVNFMISGGPLLFREGRKGPFGDFRQEIVEKEHPRTVIGKTSRGEILFLVVDGRNPRHSQGLTINQLVNFLEKYQVTDALNLDGGGSVTFYFQGKVLNFPSDPTGERKISTALLLR, encoded by the coding sequence TTGGTAGCGTTCCTTTTTTTCTGCTCCCTTAGTGTTTTCTGTGCAGAATCAGTTACCAGGGAAGAGCTCAATGCCTTTTTAAAAGAAACACTTGCTTTCCAGCCTGCGGTAATCAGTGAAGCGAAAGAAAATCCTCTCACTCGTTACGAAGCGGTGGAAACCATACTCAGAGCTATGGGTTATGATTACCTTGCTTCTTTTCTCACCGAAGAGGACCTGAGGGGATTTGGCAAGCTGGAGTTTCCTGCAGAATCCAGAGAAGCGAAAGTGAGCGTTCTTGCTACCCTCCTTTCTCCACCCCTTTTGAAGGGCGATGCAGAGGGTAAGCTGCGTCTTTTCGACTTTTTAACCAGAAAAGAATTCGAATACTTGAAGGAACGGCTCAAAAATTACCAGAGGGAAGGGGTACGCTTTGAATACACCCGGGAAATTGAACCCGGCCTGACCCTCAAGGTATACAAAGAAGGGTTACCTGGTGAAACATTCGGAGAAGGCATCTTTCTTCAGGTGGGCGCTTTTTCAGAAGAAGAAAAGGCAAAACGGGTGAGCCAGTGGCTAAAAGAACTCAACTATTCCACTTCAGTACAGTTCGAGGATGGGCTTTTCAAGGTAAGAGTGGGGCCAGTTGACAAAGAAGAGTTGAGCCTTACTGCTTCACGTTTGAAAAAACAGGGCTTCAATTCTTTCCCGGTATATCTGAAGGCCGGAAAACCCGGTCCCCTTTTCTCTCTTGCACTCCTTTTCGACCCTCAAAAATCAAAGCGCTCCATTTTTCTGGCACTGGCCCAAGACCAGCTGCTGGAGCGGGAAACGCTTTCTTCCCTTGCCCGGCGAAAAGGTGCCCTGTTTGGCATAAACGCAGGCTTCTTTACTCCAGATGGAATTCCCATAGGCCTTCTGATGATTGATGGGAAAATTCTTCGAGAGCCACAGGAAGGATGGTTCGTCTGTGGTTTTACTCCCCAGAACGAAATGGTTATTGGAGAAGTGGTTTTCAAAGCTGAAGTAATAACTTCCAAGGGTTACAGTTTCCCAGTATCAGGTATCAACCGCAAAAACCGCGGTGAAGAACTTGTTTTCTACACTCCAGAATTCGGCCCTCAAACACCGGAACAAAAAGGTGTTGAGTGCATAGTGCGCAGTAAAAGGATCTTTCGCATTGGAACAACCCAGGGTAAAACTTCCATAGAGCCGGGTACCATCGTTCTACAGGGTCAGGGGCGAGGCGCCTCCTGGATGCTTGAAAACCTGAAACCCGGGGAAGAAATCAATTTGAAAATAACGCTTGCTCCCCGGTCAGGAGACCCTGAAATCTGGAAAAAAGTAAATTTCATGATAAGCGGTGGTCCCCTCCTTTTCAGAGAGGGACGAAAAGGACCCTTTGGCGACTTTCGTCAGGAAATTGTGGAAAAGGAACACCCCCGCACAGTGATTGGCAAGACTTCCCGGGGGGAAATTCTTTTTTTGGTAGTCGACGGAAGAAACCCCCGCCACAGCCAGGGATTGACCATCAACCAGCTGGTAAACTTTCTGGAGAAATACCAGGTAACTGACGCTCTTAACCTGGATGGGGGTGGTTCGGTCACTTTCTACTTCCAGGGCAAGGTGCTGAACTTCCCTTCAGACCCCACGGGGGAGCGGAAAATATCAACTGCCTTACTTTTGCGCTGA
- a CDS encoding DUF72 domain-containing protein produces MIYTGVCGFPKKRELIFQNLDGVEIQETFYHLVNEAKIARLKSEAPPGFTFTMKANQIITHSSTSPTYRRSKLPEDFRKENLGFFKPTEEVEFAYRHSLLLAKVLEAKALIFQCPPSFKPSGENLKNLQSFFESANQERPQELLFGLELRGGWPEELIQKICQDFDLVHVVDPFQERPTAGKVYYFRLHGKGKYHYRYSETELQELVQRIKRLPEKECFLFFNNTFMYENALEMKALLLKGSERST; encoded by the coding sequence ATGATTTACACCGGAGTCTGCGGCTTCCCCAAAAAGAGAGAGCTCATCTTCCAGAACCTGGACGGAGTGGAAATTCAGGAAACTTTTTACCACCTGGTGAACGAGGCAAAAATTGCCCGCCTGAAATCTGAAGCCCCTCCTGGCTTTACATTTACCATGAAAGCCAACCAGATAATCACTCATTCCTCTACGTCGCCTACTTATCGCAGGTCAAAGCTTCCTGAAGATTTCCGAAAGGAAAACCTGGGTTTCTTTAAACCTACCGAAGAGGTGGAATTCGCTTACCGGCATTCCCTCCTGCTGGCAAAAGTCTTAGAAGCAAAAGCTCTGATATTCCAGTGCCCTCCTTCCTTCAAGCCCAGCGGAGAAAACCTGAAAAACCTCCAGAGTTTTTTCGAAAGCGCTAACCAGGAAAGGCCACAAGAGTTGCTCTTCGGTCTTGAACTCCGTGGGGGATGGCCGGAAGAGCTAATCCAGAAAATCTGCCAGGACTTCGACCTCGTCCACGTGGTCGATCCCTTCCAGGAAAGACCAACTGCAGGCAAGGTCTATTACTTCAGACTGCACGGAAAGGGAAAATACCACTACCGGTACTCAGAAACCGAGCTCCAGGAACTGGTGCAGAGAATAAAACGATTGCCAGAAAAAGAATGTTTTCTATTTTTCAACAATACTTTCATGTATGAAAACGCCTTAGAGATGAAAGCGCTGCTTCTCAAAGGTTCTGAGCGGTCAACATAA
- a CDS encoding symporter small accessory protein, producing the protein MFGLHDFWTGLSIILCIASTLLCVVYGALNWNRGGEEAVSSEKVLRWEEEEEEIEE; encoded by the coding sequence TTGTTTGGACTGCACGATTTCTGGACAGGTTTATCTATTATCCTGTGCATTGCCAGCACCCTGCTCTGTGTTGTTTATGGCGCTCTGAACTGGAACCGGGGCGGGGAGGAAGCGGTGAGCTCTGAAAAGGTGTTGCGTTGGGAAGAGGAAGAAGAAGAGATTGAAGAGTAA
- the hydG gene encoding [FeFe] hydrogenase H-cluster radical SAM maturase HydG: MKSEATLQTRRLNIEEWMREVIKEDEIDRYLEKGQDFINDERIEELLNANRNPEPTKVREILAKSLSLERLEPEETATLLNVEDEELWEEIFSTAALVKKKVYGDRIVTFAPLYCSNYCVNNCLYCGFRKDNDRQKRRRLTIEEVRKEAEVLVSLGHKRLIMVYGEHPLSDIDYIKSTIEAVYETRVGNGEIRRVNVNAAPMDISRLKVLKEVGIGTFQVFQETYHHETYRKVHPQGIKANYRWRLYALHRAQEAGIDDVAIGALFGLYDWKFEVMGLLYHTIDLEKHFDGVGPHTISFPRLEPAVNTPFIQETRYKVNDRDFKRLVAVLRLSVPYTGLIITAREPAHIRREVLQVGCTQTDASTKIGIGAYSDRYQEQELERQQFMIGDPRSLDEVIREFAELGYLTSFCTAGYRCGRTGRYFMDIAKKGKVHLFCMPNAILTFKEYLMDYASPETRKVGEELISKKLPEIEPQTRAIVEEYLQRIEKGERDLRI; encoded by the coding sequence ATGAAAAGCGAGGCAACTTTGCAAACCAGAAGACTCAACATTGAGGAGTGGATGCGAGAAGTAATCAAGGAAGACGAAATAGACCGCTACCTTGAAAAGGGTCAGGACTTCATAAACGATGAGCGTATTGAAGAATTGCTCAATGCCAATCGCAATCCTGAGCCGACAAAAGTAAGGGAAATACTTGCAAAATCCCTGAGCTTGGAGCGTTTGGAACCTGAAGAAACAGCTACTCTTTTGAACGTGGAAGATGAAGAACTGTGGGAAGAAATTTTTAGCACCGCAGCTTTGGTTAAGAAAAAAGTCTATGGAGACCGCATTGTAACCTTTGCGCCGCTTTACTGCAGCAACTATTGTGTGAACAACTGCCTTTACTGCGGTTTCAGAAAAGATAATGACCGTCAGAAAAGGCGTCGCCTGACCATTGAAGAAGTGAGAAAGGAAGCCGAGGTTTTGGTATCCTTGGGACATAAAAGGCTCATCATGGTCTACGGAGAGCATCCACTCTCTGACATAGACTACATAAAAAGTACCATCGAAGCCGTGTATGAAACTCGAGTGGGTAACGGTGAAATTCGCCGGGTCAACGTCAATGCTGCCCCCATGGATATAAGCAGACTCAAAGTCCTCAAAGAGGTGGGAATTGGTACTTTTCAGGTATTCCAGGAAACCTACCACCACGAAACCTATCGCAAGGTGCATCCCCAGGGAATCAAGGCCAACTACCGATGGAGACTTTACGCTTTACATCGCGCTCAGGAAGCGGGCATAGACGATGTGGCCATAGGTGCTCTGTTTGGACTGTACGACTGGAAATTTGAGGTAATGGGTCTTCTCTACCACACCATAGACCTTGAAAAACATTTCGACGGAGTGGGTCCGCATACCATATCTTTCCCCAGATTAGAGCCGGCAGTGAACACCCCCTTTATCCAGGAAACCCGCTATAAAGTAAACGACCGTGACTTCAAAAGGCTGGTAGCGGTGCTTCGTCTCTCAGTTCCCTATACGGGTCTCATCATTACTGCACGTGAGCCGGCGCATATCCGCAGAGAAGTGCTCCAGGTGGGATGCACCCAAACCGATGCCTCGACCAAGATAGGCATAGGTGCTTACAGCGACCGCTATCAGGAACAGGAGCTGGAAAGACAACAGTTCATGATTGGAGACCCCCGTTCGCTCGATGAAGTAATCCGAGAATTTGCTGAACTTGGATACCTGACCTCTTTCTGCACAGCAGGTTATCGCTGCGGACGGACGGGAAGATATTTCATGGACATTGCCAAAAAGGGGAAGGTCCATCTTTTTTGCATGCCCAACGCCATTTTAACCTTTAAGGAATATCTGATGGACTATGCTTCCCCGGAAACGAGAAAGGTTGGAGAAGAACTTATTTCCAAAAAGCTACCAGAAATCGAACCCCAAACCAGGGCTATCGTCGAGGAATACCTGCAAAGGATTGAAAAAGGTGAGCGTGATCTTCGAATTTGA
- a CDS encoding response regulator transcription factor — protein MRAAAEVCKKEEVKVFLIDDNRFLLESLQFLIENQPGMKVVGKSTRGKGVLNLLHKLRPDVIVLDVRLQDTDGLTLLEELKKNLPVPVIMLSMYEEYRDEALRRGAYAYLVKGRDANELYNMLREASQKVDYQE, from the coding sequence TTGAGAGCAGCCGCTGAGGTTTGCAAGAAGGAGGAAGTCAAGGTTTTTCTGATAGATGATAACCGCTTTTTGCTGGAGAGCCTGCAGTTTTTAATAGAGAATCAACCCGGCATGAAAGTGGTGGGAAAAAGCACCAGGGGCAAGGGAGTTTTGAATTTGCTCCACAAGCTCAGGCCTGATGTGATCGTTCTCGACGTTCGGCTTCAAGATACAGACGGTTTAACCCTTCTTGAAGAGCTCAAAAAAAACTTGCCGGTTCCGGTTATCATGCTCAGCATGTATGAAGAGTACCGCGACGAGGCTCTACGCAGAGGAGCCTATGCCTACCTTGTCAAGGGAAGAGATGCTAACGAGCTCTACAACATGCTCCGTGAGGCCTCGCAAAAGGTGGATTATCAGGAGTAA
- a CDS encoding HAD family hydrolase, with translation MLRALLFDIDGTLTDTNRLVAQGLAKVYHDFSGKLFPEAFFYPLIGLPGFETMKRLGVPPKLWETFSRRWQRCVDEKICDANLFPEVEEVVRELHARGLFLGLITAKLRREFEAQFGRFPISRLFRVAVCADEVQHPKPYPEPLMAACEKLGVQKEEVLFVGDTVYDLLAARSLPCAFAFAKWGALLPEKVLDLRPEYVLERPRDLLALVEKVEIMLTAQNL, from the coding sequence ATGCTTAGGGCATTACTTTTCGATATAGATGGTACGCTCACCGATACTAACCGCCTGGTGGCTCAGGGTTTAGCTAAGGTGTATCATGATTTTTCAGGCAAATTGTTCCCAGAAGCCTTCTTTTATCCCTTGATTGGGCTTCCAGGCTTTGAAACCATGAAGCGCTTAGGAGTTCCACCCAAACTTTGGGAAACGTTCTCAAGGAGATGGCAGCGGTGCGTGGATGAAAAAATTTGTGATGCCAATCTCTTCCCTGAAGTGGAAGAGGTTGTAAGGGAGCTTCATGCAAGAGGCCTTTTTCTGGGGTTAATTACTGCCAAATTACGCAGGGAATTTGAAGCCCAGTTTGGAAGGTTTCCTATTAGCAGGTTGTTTAGAGTTGCTGTATGTGCTGATGAGGTGCAACACCCCAAGCCTTATCCAGAACCCCTGATGGCGGCCTGTGAGAAGCTGGGAGTGCAAAAAGAAGAGGTTCTTTTCGTTGGTGATACCGTGTATGACCTTCTTGCAGCGCGGTCGCTACCTTGCGCTTTTGCCTTTGCCAAGTGGGGTGCCCTGTTGCCGGAGAAAGTCCTGGATTTGCGTCCGGAATATGTTCTTGAACGGCCGAGGGACCTTCTTGCACTGGTTGAAAAAGTGGAGATTATGTTGACCGCTCAGAACCTTTGA
- a CDS encoding GAF domain-containing sensor histidine kinase, with protein sequence MELAIEMTGSESGSLLLKDESEQLYIAAGKNIFPEHLGKRVDTREASVSALVSESGQPLIIDDRDPQNLSRRRSRLHSSISLPVSYENGEVVGVLNLNAVSRRFSERDIPRLEALAESIALLLRENFLRNQRESRIVALSEIISLFGSVRCFESAEEVFEGLSNSVRMLTGASEMAVFKLSARRPYRVFRANWPAELSWGKLDSLHQPIKEVLDKKFPGLVRFNGRESLLLPMVSAHTDKYVLVVFLNEKLDLLDLLILSIVATLAVSCLDNLYFLKTTEKFTRERERNRLARELHDGLAQILASLQIYFHFLEGKLPMEDAATRLLVEKIKLLTSAGIEESRFILSELKGSFVSNRELESRLEEVVQKFIPPQVKVQKEFHLGYGKMPFWVYKTIVSIVQEALSNVQRHAHAREAKVMVGVREDGKLHISIEDDGVGFSPSEVRKATGEHFGLTNLRTRVRLLKGRLRILSSPGKGTKVRATIPLEVLQG encoded by the coding sequence TTGGAGCTGGCCATCGAGATGACTGGTTCAGAAAGTGGTTCTTTACTTCTCAAAGATGAGTCGGAACAACTCTATATTGCTGCTGGAAAAAATATTTTTCCAGAGCACCTGGGAAAGCGAGTTGATACCAGAGAAGCAAGTGTTTCGGCACTGGTTTCTGAGAGCGGACAGCCTCTAATCATAGACGATAGAGACCCTCAAAATTTGAGTCGTCGAAGGAGCCGTCTGCACTCCTCAATTTCCCTGCCAGTTTCCTATGAGAATGGAGAGGTGGTGGGCGTTTTAAATCTCAACGCTGTATCACGGCGCTTCAGTGAGCGGGATATTCCTCGCCTGGAAGCACTGGCTGAGAGTATTGCCCTGCTTTTGCGGGAAAACTTCCTGCGCAATCAGCGAGAGAGCCGTATCGTTGCGCTTTCTGAAATCATCTCTCTTTTTGGCAGCGTGAGATGTTTTGAAAGTGCTGAGGAAGTGTTTGAAGGGTTGAGCAACTCGGTGAGGATGCTCACTGGCGCTTCGGAGATGGCTGTTTTTAAACTCTCAGCTCGACGCCCTTACCGGGTGTTCAGGGCCAACTGGCCAGCGGAACTCAGTTGGGGTAAGCTCGATAGTCTGCACCAACCGATAAAAGAAGTGCTGGACAAAAAGTTTCCAGGGCTTGTGAGGTTCAATGGTAGGGAATCACTTCTTTTGCCCATGGTTTCTGCTCATACGGATAAGTATGTCCTGGTGGTTTTCCTCAATGAAAAGCTTGACCTGCTGGACTTACTCATTCTTTCCATTGTCGCGACACTTGCTGTGTCCTGTCTCGATAATCTATACTTTTTGAAGACTACTGAGAAGTTTACTCGAGAAAGAGAAAGAAACCGCTTGGCCAGGGAATTGCACGATGGTTTAGCCCAGATTCTTGCTTCCTTGCAAATTTATTTTCATTTTCTGGAGGGAAAATTGCCGATGGAAGATGCTGCTACGCGTTTACTGGTAGAGAAAATAAAACTTTTGACTTCAGCAGGAATTGAGGAGTCGCGGTTCATTCTCTCTGAATTAAAAGGGAGCTTTGTTTCCAATAGGGAGCTTGAGTCCAGGCTTGAAGAAGTGGTACAAAAGTTTATCCCCCCACAGGTTAAGGTGCAAAAGGAGTTTCATCTGGGTTACGGTAAGATGCCTTTCTGGGTTTACAAGACCATTGTTTCCATAGTGCAGGAAGCGCTTTCTAACGTGCAGAGACATGCTCACGCTCGTGAAGCAAAGGTCATGGTTGGGGTGCGAGAAGATGGAAAACTTCATATTTCCATCGAAGACGATGGGGTTGGTTTTTCACCAAGTGAGGTGAGAAAAGCGACTGGAGAGCATTTTGGTCTTACTAACCTGAGAACTCGAGTGCGTCTCTTGAAAGGCAGGTTGCGTATTCTTTCCTCGCCGGGCAAAGGAACCAAAGTACGGGCAACCATACCCCTTGAGGTGCTTCAAGGATGA